A region of Mesorhizobium sp. M3A.F.Ca.ET.080.04.2.1 DNA encodes the following proteins:
- a CDS encoding RNA polymerase sigma factor codes for MTAMMLDDSEASDAHLIGRARGGDRGAFGKLVERHYGFVYRAAYRWCGRKADAEDIAQDVCVRLGRAIRDYQGSSAFTTWLYAMTLNAARDMMRKRARETAKTEAYGSYALISGEGSADGQDPAEALWAAVRMLPDKQRDAVLLVYGEGLSHAAAAEVMAISETTVSWHIHEAKKRLKALMRSAGEV; via the coding sequence ATGACGGCGATGATGCTGGACGACAGCGAAGCTTCCGACGCCCATCTGATCGGGCGGGCGAGGGGCGGAGACAGGGGAGCTTTCGGCAAATTGGTCGAAAGGCACTATGGCTTTGTCTATCGCGCCGCCTATCGCTGGTGCGGCCGGAAGGCCGATGCCGAGGACATCGCCCAAGACGTCTGCGTGCGGCTCGGCCGCGCGATCCGTGACTACCAAGGCAGCAGCGCCTTCACGACATGGCTCTACGCCATGACGCTGAACGCGGCGCGCGACATGATGCGCAAGCGCGCCCGCGAGACCGCCAAGACGGAGGCCTACGGCTCCTACGCACTGATCTCGGGAGAGGGCTCGGCGGACGGCCAAGACCCGGCGGAAGCGCTGTGGGCAGCGGTGCGCATGCTGCCCGACAAGCAGCGGGACGCGGTGCTTTTGGTCTACGGCGAAGGCCTAAGCCACGCCGCAGCGGCGGAAGTGATGGCCATCTCGGAGACGACGGTCTCCTGGCACATCCATGAAGCGAAGAAACGGCTGAAGGCGCTCATGCGTTCAGCCGGGGAAGTGTGA
- a CDS encoding VWA domain-containing protein, translating into MVDDNELERLRDITAPAPDGEAKARALAAAMQAFDMNEKISTATQGSATGLRLTERAQMLWREIMQRKLIATPAITALVALPIAGYATFQMLKEQPPVIGGKDGKVTETLADKPAAQKPLAQKPAVNEVATYQPLAAAPAKEKKADADSERRVEDEAQVAPASPPKTELSRSDDQTRQESGALKGFAKQVPQTLAPPPAPAEVDQLAAGGRAQAPATAMQSAEMPAGAVAGSKLMVQPAPAPADQLQPQEQNRDRIETFKTNPVHATAQDPVSTFSIDVDTASYSFVRRSLKQGALPDPDTVRVEEMINYFPYDWKGPEAAATPFNSTVTVMPTPWNEHTKLMHVAIKGFDVKAAEQPKANLVFLIDVSGSMDEPDKLPLLKSAFRLLVSKLKADDTVSIVTYAGNAGTVLMPTKATEKQKILAAIDNLEPGGSTAGEAGIKEAYKLAQQSFVKDGINRVMLATDGDFNVGQTDDDDLKRLIEKERKTGVFLSVFGFGRGNLNDQMMQTIAQNGNGTAAYIDTLAEAEKVLVEDASSTLFTIAKDVKIQVEFNPAKVAEYRLVGYETRALKREDFNNDRVDAGDIGSGHSVTAIYEITPKGSGAEQVDPLRYGQAKVDNGGVANADEYAFVKIRYKLPNENVSKLITTPVTGANEVSTFDEAGVDQRFSVAVAAFGQKLRDEDQTANFGYDRILEIANAARGADPFGYRAEFLSLVRLASSLGGNK; encoded by the coding sequence ATGGTCGACGACAACGAACTCGAAAGGCTGCGCGACATCACCGCGCCTGCGCCCGACGGCGAAGCGAAGGCTCGCGCGCTGGCGGCTGCGATGCAGGCCTTCGACATGAACGAAAAAATCTCGACCGCCACCCAAGGATCGGCAACAGGCCTTCGTCTCACGGAGCGAGCACAAATGCTCTGGAGAGAGATCATGCAACGGAAACTCATTGCCACGCCGGCCATCACTGCGCTGGTTGCGCTGCCTATCGCCGGCTATGCGACTTTTCAGATGTTGAAGGAGCAGCCGCCGGTCATCGGTGGCAAGGACGGTAAGGTCACGGAGACGCTGGCCGACAAGCCGGCGGCCCAGAAGCCTTTGGCCCAGAAGCCTGCGGTCAACGAGGTGGCGACCTATCAACCGCTGGCTGCCGCGCCCGCCAAGGAGAAGAAGGCCGACGCCGACAGTGAGAGGCGTGTCGAAGATGAGGCGCAGGTAGCGCCCGCATCGCCGCCGAAAACTGAATTGAGTCGATCCGACGACCAGACGCGGCAGGAATCCGGGGCATTGAAGGGTTTTGCCAAGCAGGTACCGCAGACATTGGCTCCGCCGCCTGCACCTGCGGAAGTTGACCAATTGGCGGCAGGCGGGCGCGCCCAGGCACCGGCAACCGCCATGCAGTCTGCCGAGATGCCGGCGGGCGCGGTCGCCGGTTCCAAGCTGATGGTGCAGCCCGCGCCCGCGCCGGCCGACCAGTTGCAGCCCCAAGAGCAGAACCGCGACCGCATCGAGACCTTCAAGACCAATCCGGTGCATGCGACCGCGCAGGATCCGGTCTCGACCTTCTCGATCGACGTCGACACGGCTTCCTATTCCTTCGTGCGGCGCTCGCTCAAGCAAGGCGCTCTGCCCGATCCGGATACGGTCCGCGTCGAAGAGATGATCAACTACTTCCCCTATGACTGGAAAGGACCGGAGGCGGCAGCGACGCCGTTCAATTCGACCGTCACCGTCATGCCGACGCCGTGGAACGAGCACACCAAGCTCATGCATGTCGCGATCAAAGGTTTTGATGTGAAGGCGGCCGAGCAGCCGAAGGCCAATCTGGTGTTCCTGATCGACGTGTCCGGCTCGATGGACGAGCCGGACAAGCTGCCGCTGCTCAAGTCGGCCTTCCGGCTGCTGGTGAGCAAGCTCAAGGCCGACGACACCGTCTCGATCGTGACCTATGCCGGCAATGCCGGCACGGTGCTGATGCCGACCAAGGCGACGGAAAAGCAGAAGATCCTTGCGGCGATCGACAATCTGGAGCCGGGCGGATCGACGGCCGGCGAGGCCGGCATCAAGGAAGCCTACAAGCTTGCGCAGCAGTCTTTCGTCAAGGACGGCATCAACCGGGTGATGCTCGCCACTGACGGGGACTTCAACGTCGGTCAGACCGATGACGACGACCTCAAGCGGCTGATCGAGAAGGAGCGCAAGACCGGCGTCTTCCTGTCGGTGTTCGGCTTCGGCCGCGGCAATTTGAACGACCAGATGATGCAGACCATCGCCCAGAACGGCAACGGCACGGCGGCCTATATCGATACGCTCGCCGAGGCGGAGAAGGTGCTGGTCGAGGATGCGTCCTCGACGCTGTTCACCATCGCCAAGGACGTCAAGATCCAGGTCGAGTTCAACCCGGCCAAGGTCGCCGAATACCGTCTCGTCGGCTATGAGACCCGTGCCCTGAAACGCGAGGATTTCAACAATGACCGCGTCGATGCCGGCGACATCGGCTCAGGCCATTCGGTGACGGCGATCTACGAAATCACGCCGAAGGGCAGCGGCGCCGAGCAGGTCGATCCGTTGCGCTACGGCCAGGCGAAGGTCGACAATGGCGGCGTCGCCAATGCGGACGAATATGCCTTCGTCAAGATCCGCTACAAGCTGCCGAACGAGAACGTCTCCAAGCTGATCACCACGCCGGTGACCGGCGCCAATGAGGTCTCGACTTTCGACGAGGCAGGCGTCGACCAGCGGTTTTCGGTCGCGGTCGCCGCGTTCGGCCAGAAGCTGCGCGACGAGGACCAGACGGCGAATTTCGGCTATGACCGGATCCTGGAGATCGCCAACGCTGCGCGGGGCGCCGACCCGTTCGGCTACAGAGCCGAATTCCTGTCGCTGGTCCGGTTGGCGTCATCACTTGGTGGGAACAAATAG
- the bmt gene encoding betaine--homocysteine S-methyltransferase, with protein sequence MTATNPIDALLAEKGVLLADGATGTNLFAMGLEAGEAPELLNETAPETIASLHQNFVDAGADIILTNSFGGTRHRLKLHHAQDRVRDLNKRAAEIARSVADRSGRKVIVAGSVGPTGELLVPLGALTYEDAVDAFAEQIEGLKQGGAEVAWIETMSAPDEIRAAAEAAIRVGLPYTYTGSFDTAGRTMMGLLPKDIHGVVDGLPQAPLGVGANCGVGAADILASLLDMTEAKPEATVIVKGNCGIPEFRGAEIHYSGTPELMADYVRLAVDAGAKIVGGCCGTSFAHLGAMRQALDAHIKSVRPTVETIVERIGPMRNKIASSAEAGEGRRERRRSRA encoded by the coding sequence CGAAAAAGGGGTGCTGCTGGCAGACGGCGCCACCGGCACCAACCTGTTCGCGATGGGCCTCGAGGCCGGCGAAGCGCCCGAACTATTGAATGAGACGGCGCCCGAAACCATCGCCAGCCTGCACCAGAATTTCGTCGATGCCGGTGCCGACATCATCCTCACCAATTCCTTCGGCGGCACCCGCCACCGGTTGAAGCTGCACCACGCCCAGGACCGTGTGCGCGATCTGAACAAGCGCGCTGCCGAGATCGCCCGTTCCGTCGCCGACAGGTCCGGCCGCAAGGTGATCGTCGCCGGCTCGGTCGGCCCGACCGGCGAGTTGCTGGTGCCGCTCGGCGCCTTGACCTATGAAGACGCCGTCGACGCGTTTGCCGAGCAGATCGAAGGCCTCAAGCAGGGCGGCGCCGAAGTTGCCTGGATCGAGACCATGTCGGCGCCGGACGAGATCCGCGCCGCAGCCGAAGCTGCGATCCGGGTCGGCCTCCCCTATACCTATACCGGTTCCTTCGATACGGCCGGCCGTACCATGATGGGCCTTCTGCCGAAGGACATCCATGGCGTCGTCGACGGGCTGCCGCAGGCCCCGCTTGGCGTCGGCGCCAATTGCGGGGTAGGTGCGGCCGATATTCTTGCCTCGCTGCTCGACATGACCGAAGCGAAGCCGGAAGCCACGGTGATCGTGAAGGGCAATTGCGGCATTCCCGAATTCCGCGGCGCGGAGATCCACTATTCCGGCACGCCTGAACTGATGGCCGACTATGTCCGGCTGGCGGTCGATGCCGGCGCGAAAATCGTCGGCGGTTGCTGCGGCACCTCGTTCGCCCATCTCGGCGCTATGCGCCAGGCGCTTGACGCGCACATAAAGTCGGTGCGCCCGACGGTCGAGACGATCGTCGAGCGGATTGGCCCGATGCGCAACAAGATAGCCAGTTCAGCCGAGGCGGGCGAAGGCCGCCGCGAGCGCCGCCGCAGCCGCGCCTGA